A region of Spiribacter roseus DNA encodes the following proteins:
- a CDS encoding BCCT family transporter, with amino-acid sequence MARTPDHYGTGTNNQRIFGDPWVFGISAGFILLFVGLSILDVDLVSQLVGGGFAWTAKYLGSYFQLLLLLTFVIAIAVAISPAGGAVMGDLDTPEMSTFRWVAIIMCTLLAGGGVFFAAGEPVYHFIAQTPPAFDTETGTVEAIRGALAQSFMHWGFLAWAVLGGLTSLVLVHAHYVKGQPLQPRTLLYPVFGDRVMRGAFGGVVDAVCVISVVAGTVGPIGFLATQVAFGGSVLFGLPDGYGTQLAVLVVLGGIYVTSAITGIHRGIQMLSRFNVYLALAIGAVILVFGPTLFLVDAYTQGMGAYLGNFLAMATMTTQTAPDWWMKWWTVFFFAWFIGYGPLMALFVARISRGRTVREMILAVCVAAPVATTVWFTLLGGSGIFYQLNGSIDLAEALTNFRFDVATLTVAQALPLGSVMAAAILLLTTIFVATTGDSMSYTISMVATGHDRPETGVRAFWGIALAVMAAILLYMGAGQISALQQFIVVTAIPVSLVLLPSLWTGPKAAYAMARAQGLVR; translated from the coding sequence ATGGCCAGAACGCCGGATCACTACGGGACAGGCACAAACAATCAACGCATCTTTGGTGACCCCTGGGTCTTCGGGATCAGCGCAGGGTTCATACTGCTGTTTGTCGGCCTGTCCATCCTTGATGTCGATCTGGTCAGTCAGCTGGTGGGCGGCGGCTTTGCCTGGACGGCCAAGTACCTGGGCTCATACTTCCAGCTGCTGCTGCTGCTGACCTTCGTCATTGCCATCGCGGTGGCCATCTCGCCGGCCGGCGGCGCGGTCATGGGCGATCTCGACACCCCCGAGATGAGCACCTTCCGCTGGGTGGCCATCATCATGTGCACCCTGCTGGCCGGTGGTGGCGTGTTCTTCGCCGCCGGTGAACCGGTCTACCACTTCATCGCCCAGACGCCGCCGGCCTTTGACACCGAGACCGGCACGGTCGAGGCCATCCGCGGCGCCCTCGCCCAGTCATTCATGCACTGGGGCTTTCTTGCCTGGGCGGTGCTGGGCGGGCTGACCAGTCTGGTGCTGGTGCACGCGCACTACGTCAAGGGGCAGCCCCTGCAGCCCCGCACCCTGCTCTATCCGGTGTTCGGCGACCGGGTCATGCGCGGCGCCTTTGGCGGCGTCGTCGATGCGGTGTGCGTGATCTCGGTGGTGGCGGGCACCGTCGGCCCCATCGGCTTTCTGGCCACCCAGGTCGCCTTTGGCGGCAGCGTGCTGTTCGGCCTGCCCGATGGCTACGGCACCCAGCTGGCGGTGCTGGTGGTGCTCGGCGGGATCTATGTGACCTCGGCGATCACCGGCATCCATCGCGGCATCCAGATGCTCAGCCGCTTCAACGTCTACCTGGCACTGGCCATTGGCGCGGTCATCCTGGTGTTCGGGCCCACGCTGTTCCTGGTCGACGCCTATACCCAGGGCATGGGGGCGTATCTGGGCAACTTCCTCGCCATGGCCACCATGACCACCCAGACCGCGCCGGACTGGTGGATGAAGTGGTGGACGGTGTTCTTCTTTGCCTGGTTCATCGGTTATGGGCCGCTGATGGCGCTGTTCGTGGCGCGGATCTCGCGCGGGCGCACCGTCCGCGAAATGATCCTCGCGGTCTGCGTGGCCGCTCCGGTCGCCACCACGGTCTGGTTCACGCTGCTGGGCGGCTCGGGCATCTTCTACCAGCTGAACGGCAGCATCGATCTTGCCGAAGCGCTGACCAACTTCCGCTTTGATGTCGCCACGCTCACCGTCGCCCAGGCCCTGCCACTGGGCTCGGTGATGGCCGCCGCGATCCTGCTGCTGACCACCATCTTCGTGGCCACGACCGGCGACTCAATGAGCTACACCATCTCCATGGTCGCCACCGGGCACGACCGTCCCGAGACAGGCGTTCGCGCTTTCTGGGGGATCGCCCTGGCGGTGATGGCCGCGATCCTGCTCTACATGGGTGCCGGGCAGATCTCGGCACTGCAGCAGTTCATCGTGGTGACCGCCATCCCGGTGTCGCTGGTGCTGCTGCCATCGCTGTGGACCGGGCCGAAGGCGGCCTATGCCATGGCGCGGGCCCAGGGCCTGGTACGCTGA
- the putA gene encoding bifunctional proline dehydrogenase/L-glutamate gamma-semialdehyde dehydrogenase PutA, with the protein MDIRISALDSNRPVELPAALTHGMRRSEITTLQRLVDRAALSPAQRRAIVADAAGLVREIRQSARPGLMEVFLAEYGLSTDEGIALMCLAEALLRVPDAPSIDALIEDKIRPSDWGQHMGHSSSSLVNASTWALMLTGRILDDPGKGVTRNLRSAVKRLGEPVIRTAVGRAMREMGRQFVLGESIQAALKRARGQEKKGFTYSYDMLGEAARTATDAEHYFEAYRDAILRISAAARHDSARDNPGISVKLSALHPRYELAQRDRVLTELVPRVTALARLAADKGLGFNIDAEESDRLNLSLEVAEAILQDPGTAGWDGFGMVIQAYGQRAADTVDWLYALAGRLDRRMTLRLVKGAYWDTEIKRAQALGVDGFPVFTRKAGSDVSYLAVSRQLLGMTDRLYPQFATHNAHSVAAIMAMAGEQAVPAEAFEFQRLHGMGERLHDIVMQRHGTRCRIYAPVGEHRDLLAYLVRRLLENGANSSFVNQIVDENVPPETVVACPFEALDDVVHPVNPKLANGPELFQPVRRNARGFDLGDIADLDCIEGARRPYHARRFEARPLLADRAAAEGAEGHDHPNPADPADIVGTVYDASPGDVERAIEAARPWPASPRERGNILERAAELYERDFGEILAIVAREAGKNLLDAVGELREAIDFLYYYARQSRQLEPEPRGRFACISPWNFPLAIFTGQIAGALAAGNAVLAKPAEQSPLTAAKGVALLHEAGVPVSALQFLPGDGARVGAALTADSRIDGVAFTGGTETAQAIHRSMHGNLDPGAPLIAETGGLNAMIIDSTALHEQAVRDVIASAFQSAGQRCSALRCLYVQEDVRDDFMRMLLGAMDELRLGNPWQLSTDVGPVIDAEAATAINDYVAAARRQGRLIKQVEAPESGHFVGPAVIEVDGIDDLEREVFGPVLHVAGYHAEDLDAVIDAINARGYGLTFGVHTRIEDRVQHIVDRVHAGNLYVNRNQIGAIVASQPFGGEGLSGTGPKAGGPDYVPRFARGTPPPAIGQPGAEPADIGAIQETLEASADAPMPAQGMDMPGPTGESNRLYHVPRAPVLCLGPGVEAAAEQRRQVEALGGVAIEVPGALPASALATLTGFSAAIWWGDTPAGQSYARALAQRDGVILPLITGRPDRAHVNHERHVCVDVTASGGNAQLLAKVQ; encoded by the coding sequence ATGGATATTCGAATCAGTGCCCTCGATAGCAATCGTCCCGTCGAACTGCCGGCGGCCCTCACCCATGGCATGCGGCGCTCGGAGATCACCACGCTGCAGCGGCTCGTCGACCGGGCGGCGCTGTCCCCGGCCCAGCGCCGCGCCATCGTCGCGGATGCCGCCGGCCTGGTGCGCGAAATCCGCCAGAGCGCCCGTCCCGGGCTGATGGAGGTGTTTCTCGCCGAGTATGGCCTGTCCACCGACGAGGGCATCGCGCTCATGTGCCTGGCCGAGGCCCTGCTGCGGGTGCCGGATGCGCCCAGCATTGATGCCCTGATTGAGGACAAGATCCGCCCGTCCGACTGGGGCCAGCACATGGGGCATTCCAGCTCCAGCCTGGTGAACGCCTCGACCTGGGCGCTGATGCTGACCGGCCGGATCCTCGACGATCCCGGCAAGGGCGTCACCCGCAACCTGCGCAGTGCCGTCAAGCGCCTTGGCGAGCCGGTGATCCGGACCGCGGTCGGGCGCGCCATGCGCGAAATGGGCCGGCAGTTCGTGCTGGGCGAGTCCATCCAGGCGGCCCTCAAGCGAGCGCGCGGGCAGGAGAAAAAGGGCTTCACCTACTCCTACGACATGCTGGGCGAGGCCGCCCGCACCGCGACGGACGCCGAGCATTATTTCGAGGCCTACCGCGACGCCATCCTGCGCATCAGCGCCGCCGCGCGCCATGACAGTGCCCGCGACAATCCGGGCATCTCGGTCAAGCTCTCGGCGCTGCACCCGCGCTACGAGCTGGCCCAGCGCGACCGTGTACTCACCGAGTTGGTGCCGCGGGTCACCGCCCTCGCCCGGCTCGCCGCCGACAAAGGCCTCGGGTTCAACATCGACGCCGAGGAGTCGGATCGGCTCAACCTCTCGCTGGAGGTGGCCGAGGCCATCCTGCAGGACCCCGGCACCGCCGGCTGGGACGGCTTTGGCATGGTCATTCAGGCCTATGGCCAGCGCGCCGCCGACACGGTGGACTGGCTCTATGCGCTGGCCGGACGACTCGATCGACGGATGACGCTGCGTCTGGTCAAGGGCGCCTACTGGGATACCGAGATCAAGCGCGCCCAGGCGCTGGGCGTGGATGGTTTTCCGGTATTCACCCGCAAGGCCGGGAGCGACGTCAGCTATCTGGCCGTATCGCGCCAGCTGCTGGGAATGACCGACCGGCTCTACCCCCAGTTCGCGACGCACAATGCCCATTCAGTCGCGGCGATCATGGCGATGGCCGGGGAGCAGGCCGTACCCGCCGAGGCCTTCGAGTTTCAGCGCCTGCACGGCATGGGCGAGCGCCTGCACGACATCGTCATGCAGCGTCACGGCACCCGCTGCCGCATCTATGCGCCGGTGGGCGAGCACCGCGACCTGCTGGCCTACCTGGTGCGGCGGTTGCTGGAAAACGGCGCGAACTCCTCATTCGTCAATCAGATCGTTGACGAGAACGTCCCGCCGGAGACCGTGGTCGCCTGTCCGTTCGAAGCGCTCGACGATGTTGTCCACCCGGTCAACCCCAAGCTTGCCAACGGCCCGGAACTGTTCCAGCCGGTGCGCCGCAACGCCCGGGGGTTCGATCTGGGGGACATCGCCGATCTGGACTGCATCGAGGGCGCCCGGCGGCCTTACCACGCCCGCCGTTTTGAGGCCCGACCACTGCTCGCCGATAGGGCAGCCGCCGAGGGAGCTGAGGGGCACGACCACCCCAATCCCGCCGATCCCGCCGACATTGTCGGCACGGTCTACGACGCCAGCCCCGGTGACGTCGAACGCGCCATTGAAGCCGCCCGGCCGTGGCCGGCTTCACCACGTGAGCGGGGCAACATCCTCGAGCGGGCCGCCGAGCTCTATGAACGCGACTTTGGCGAAATCCTGGCCATCGTCGCCCGCGAGGCCGGCAAGAACCTGCTCGACGCCGTTGGCGAGCTGCGTGAGGCCATCGACTTTCTCTACTACTATGCCCGCCAGTCCCGGCAGCTCGAGCCCGAGCCGCGGGGGCGGTTCGCCTGCATTTCACCGTGGAACTTCCCGCTGGCCATATTCACCGGTCAGATCGCCGGCGCCCTCGCCGCCGGGAATGCGGTGCTCGCCAAGCCCGCCGAGCAGTCCCCACTGACCGCGGCCAAGGGGGTGGCGCTGCTCCATGAAGCCGGTGTGCCCGTCTCGGCCCTGCAGTTTCTGCCCGGTGACGGGGCCCGCGTGGGGGCGGCCCTCACCGCTGATTCGCGGATCGACGGCGTCGCCTTCACCGGCGGGACCGAAACGGCACAGGCCATCCATCGCAGCATGCATGGCAACCTCGACCCGGGGGCGCCCCTGATCGCCGAGACTGGCGGCCTGAATGCCATGATCATCGATTCCACGGCGCTGCACGAGCAGGCGGTGCGCGATGTGATCGCCAGTGCCTTCCAGTCGGCCGGTCAGCGCTGCTCGGCGCTGCGCTGCCTGTATGTACAGGAGGATGTCCGCGACGATTTCATGCGCATGCTGCTGGGTGCGATGGATGAACTGCGCCTGGGCAATCCCTGGCAGCTGTCCACCGACGTGGGGCCGGTGATCGACGCCGAGGCGGCCACCGCGATCAATGATTATGTCGCCGCAGCGCGTCGTCAGGGGCGGCTGATCAAGCAGGTCGAAGCCCCCGAGAGCGGCCATTTCGTTGGCCCGGCGGTCATCGAGGTTGATGGCATCGACGACCTCGAGCGCGAGGTCTTTGGCCCCGTGCTGCATGTCGCCGGCTATCACGCCGAAGACCTCGACGCGGTGATCGATGCCATCAACGCTCGTGGCTACGGACTGACCTTCGGGGTGCACACCCGCATCGAGGACCGCGTCCAGCACATCGTCGACCGCGTCCATGCCGGTAACCTGTACGTCAACCGCAACCAGATCGGCGCGATTGTCGCCAGTCAGCCCTTCGGCGGCGAGGGGCTTTCAGGGACCGGGCCCAAGGCCGGCGGCCCCGATTACGTGCCCCGCTTCGCCCGCGGGACGCCGCCACCGGCCATCGGCCAGCCCGGCGCCGAGCCGGCGGATATCGGCGCCATCCAGGAGACGCTCGAGGCCAGTGCTGATGCCCCCATGCCCGCCCAGGGCATGGACATGCCGGGCCCCACCGGCGAGTCCAACCGCCTCTATCATGTTCCCCGGGCCCCGGTGCTCTGCCTGGGGCCCGGGGTCGAGGCCGCCGCCGAGCAGCGTCGCCAGGTGGAGGCGCTGGGCGGCGTGGCCATCGAGGTGCCCGGGGCACTGCCAGCCAGTGCGCTGGCGACACTGACCGGCTTTTCGGCGGCGATCTGGTGGGGCGACACCCCCGCCGGGCAGTCGTATGCCCGCGCCCTCGCGCAGCGCGACGGCGTGATACTGCCGCTGATCACCGGCCGCCCGGACCGTGCCCACGTCAATCACGAACGCCACGTCTGCGTCGACGTCACCGCTTCCGGTGGCAATGCCCAGCTGCTCGCCAAGGTGCAGTAA
- a CDS encoding Lrp/AsnC family transcriptional regulator has translation MTDEPGKTLSLDRLDRAILRVLSVNGRISVAELARRIGRSKTPTQARLQRLEKSQVIRGYRAILDPIGIGAAHVAFVEVRLSDTRETALRDFNAAARDIPEIEECHLIAGGFDYLLKVRTPGISSYRRVLAESISSLPYVASTSTYVAMEAVKELGP, from the coding sequence ATGACGGATGAACCGGGCAAAACCCTTTCCCTCGATCGTCTGGACCGCGCCATCCTCCGGGTGCTCTCCGTGAACGGCCGCATCAGCGTGGCCGAGCTCGCCCGCCGTATCGGCCGCTCCAAGACGCCCACCCAGGCGCGCCTGCAGCGCCTTGAGAAAAGCCAGGTGATTCGCGGCTATCGGGCCATCCTCGACCCCATCGGCATCGGCGCGGCGCATGTGGCGTTCGTCGAGGTGCGCCTGTCGGATACCCGCGAGACCGCGCTGCGCGACTTCAATGCCGCCGCCCGCGATATCCCCGAGATCGAGGAATGCCACCTCATCGCCGGTGGGTTCGACTATCTGCTCAAGGTGCGCACGCCCGGGATCTCGAGCTATCGGCGGGTGCTTGCCGAATCGATTTCCAGCCTCCCGTATGTGGCTTCCACCAGTACCTACGTGGCCATGGAAGCGGTCAAGGAGCTGGGGCCCTGA
- a CDS encoding LysE family translocator — MMQSLFPILGIFAVFSPALMLPGPDFVAVVRNTVARGTRAGVLTAVGVSLGITFYAALSALGLSALTNRIEWFEVVVRAGGSLFLGYLGIRLVLTRLPVRHIEQEAVRVPAGPRNPILLGLLINLTNPKAIVFFASIFGSAISPTTPTLVIGVLISVIGVCALVWFSTVSLLTASTGMLVRLEDHQHWIERLAGVAFLGFSAKIVYDLLLA; from the coding sequence ATGATGCAGTCGCTTTTCCCCATCCTTGGCATCTTTGCCGTCTTTTCACCCGCATTGATGCTGCCGGGGCCGGACTTTGTCGCGGTGGTCCGCAACACCGTGGCCCGTGGGACGCGCGCAGGCGTGCTGACCGCGGTCGGCGTAAGCCTGGGGATCACCTTCTATGCCGCATTGAGCGCGCTGGGGCTGTCGGCACTCACCAACCGCATCGAGTGGTTCGAGGTGGTGGTGCGGGCCGGCGGATCGCTGTTTCTGGGCTATCTCGGCATACGTCTGGTGCTGACACGCCTGCCGGTACGCCACATCGAGCAGGAAGCGGTGCGGGTACCCGCCGGTCCCCGCAACCCGATTCTGCTGGGGCTGCTGATCAACCTGACCAACCCCAAGGCGATCGTCTTTTTTGCAAGCATCTTCGGCAGCGCCATCAGCCCCACGACACCGACGCTGGTGATCGGGGTGCTGATCAGCGTGATTGGTGTCTGCGCGCTGGTCTGGTTTTCCACCGTCAGCCTGCTGACCGCCTCCACCGGCATGCTGGTGCGGCTCGAGGATCACCAGCACTGGATCGAGCGGCTGGCCGGCGTGGCCTTTCTGGGGTTTTCGGCCAAGATCGTCTACGACCTGTTGCTGGCCTAG
- a CDS encoding DUF6641 family protein has product MTVLNTLTYTKYSVPNNSDPVTKRRNKLLQKIDEQILLATDDTYTPTKRVTTTDAAGSIRTIDKPKRVKRWWSVQTDGKVLLTVRYGARAIEFQKGKDAIEVESVEALPAMLRTVRHAVADGELDELLAKYAQYGRTVRKR; this is encoded by the coding sequence ATGACTGTTCTCAACACGCTTACCTACACCAAATACTCTGTTCCTAACAACAGTGACCCTGTCACCAAGCGTCGCAACAAGCTGCTTCAAAAGATTGACGAGCAGATTCTGTTAGCGACAGACGACACATACACACCAACCAAACGTGTCACCACGACTGACGCAGCAGGCAGCATTAGAACGATTGATAAGCCCAAGCGAGTTAAGCGTTGGTGGAGCGTGCAGACTGATGGCAAAGTGCTGCTAACGGTGCGCTATGGTGCGCGTGCGATTGAGTTTCAGAAAGGCAAGGATGCGATTGAAGTAGAGAGCGTTGAAGCGCTGCCAGCGATGCTAAGAACGGTTAGGCATGCTGTTGCTGATGGTGAGTTAGACGAGCTATTGGCGAAGTATGCGCAGTATGGACGTACAGTAAGGAAGAGGTAG
- a CDS encoding H-NS family nucleoid-associated regulatory protein, whose amino-acid sequence MATIEELEQQKAEIEKQIKEASKNQKQEDLKLVKRLCKRHGFTYNALKNYLSEGRKRST is encoded by the coding sequence ATGGCAACGATTGAAGAGCTCGAACAGCAGAAGGCAGAGATTGAGAAGCAGATTAAGGAAGCTTCAAAGAATCAGAAGCAAGAGGACTTGAAGCTTGTTAAACGGCTCTGTAAGCGACACGGGTTCACTTACAATGCGCTGAAGAACTATCTCAGCGAAGGAAGGAAGAGGTCAACATGA
- a CDS encoding DUF6626 family protein, with amino-acid sequence MAKTILDEVYGELKAMGLTPSERVFCMEWLGRSECYMRTLRFENQPPSIATIAICASKLQHYGERMVQTEQYKAAGRQFLQLSEQCHREINRDAEATWLEAV; translated from the coding sequence ATGGCAAAAACGATATTGGATGAGGTGTATGGGGAGCTGAAAGCAATGGGGCTAACGCCAAGCGAACGTGTGTTCTGTATGGAGTGGCTGGGACGCAGCGAGTGTTATATGCGCACATTACGCTTTGAGAACCAGCCGCCTTCCATCGCCACCATCGCCATCTGTGCAAGCAAGCTGCAGCACTATGGCGAGCGCATGGTACAGACAGAGCAGTACAAGGCAGCAGGCAGACAGTTTCTGCAGTTAAGCGAGCAGTGCCACAGAGAAATCAACAGAGACGCTGAAGCGACGTGGCTGGAGGCAGTGTGA
- a CDS encoding tyrosine-type recombinase/integrase encodes MYMGQARVLTDKELKQVLNYNDACERHAARNRLMLLLTHWAGMRVGEVVALRVCDVATEDGAARTEIRLRSTQTKGKHARTVFVSTRLQREIAKYLKTSNTRYSERFLFRTQKSQQFSANTATQLLQRIYARAGMRGATSHSGRRSYLTKLADKGVGVFVLAQLAGHRHISTTQRYVSVSDTQLRNAAELAS; translated from the coding sequence ATGTATATGGGACAGGCACGCGTACTGACAGACAAGGAACTCAAGCAGGTACTGAACTACAACGATGCCTGCGAGCGACACGCGGCACGCAATCGTCTTATGCTGCTGCTGACACATTGGGCGGGCATGCGAGTAGGTGAAGTAGTAGCACTGCGTGTGTGTGATGTGGCAACTGAAGACGGCGCTGCACGCACAGAGATACGACTGCGCAGCACGCAGACGAAGGGCAAGCACGCACGCACGGTGTTCGTGTCAACACGACTGCAGCGTGAGATTGCCAAGTATCTCAAAACGTCAAACACGCGCTACAGCGAACGTTTCTTGTTCAGAACGCAAAAGAGCCAGCAGTTCTCAGCAAATACTGCGACACAGTTGCTACAGCGCATCTACGCACGCGCTGGTATGCGTGGCGCTACGAGTCACTCAGGCAGACGCTCCTATCTCACCAAGCTGGCAGACAAGGGCGTTGGTGTGTTCGTGTTGGCGCAGTTGGCAGGGCATAGGCACATAAGCACGACACAGCGCTACGTCAGCGTGAGTGACACGCAGTTGAGGAACGCAGCAGAGTTAGCGAGTTAA
- a CDS encoding restriction endonuclease, with product MTLNQFIRAVKRMYRAYNKIQHQWRVMQTEKHSTGEAFEHWVAGELRKYGWTANVTPARGDNGIDVIAKKNGKVAGIQCKRYKGKVGNKPVQEILAAQAFHDLDKLAVVTTVGYTPAAKELARRTGVKLLLRTQLSRL from the coding sequence ATGACGCTGAACCAATTTATACGCGCTGTAAAACGCATGTACCGCGCCTACAACAAGATCCAACATCAGTGGCGTGTGATGCAGACTGAGAAGCATAGCACTGGCGAAGCTTTTGAACACTGGGTTGCTGGGGAACTGCGTAAGTATGGCTGGACAGCTAATGTCACTCCAGCGCGCGGCGATAATGGCATAGACGTAATCGCAAAGAAGAACGGTAAAGTTGCAGGGATACAGTGTAAGCGCTACAAAGGCAAAGTGGGCAACAAGCCTGTACAGGAGATACTGGCCGCTCAGGCATTTCACGACCTGGATAAGCTCGCCGTAGTAACTACTGTTGGCTATACACCTGCAGCTAAGGAATTAGCGAGGCGTACTGGCGTCAAATTATTGCTGCGTACGCAGCTCTCTCGTCTTTGA
- a CDS encoding tyrosine-type recombinase/integrase, whose amino-acid sequence MQKSISLLPNKLTLYRRSHSGRWQCRYKLKGRGWHRESTGEHELDDAREAAFKLYYSAEERARNNLPVNTRRFKHVAEHAKQRMQQELEYGTGKGVYKQYIRVIDQHLIPYFGNRQIDSITVADLHDYAAWRDEAIAYRLYEQKREALKKRIKRVERLREALQQLDANPPPYQPSQTVVNTHNAALNRVFDEALLHGWITESIRPSMLNKAAKTDTRGSFEFDEYRRITDTLRSKWLTQTPSEQGKRIRRVLREYVLILANTGMRHGTEATNMRWSDVNYYTDARTGERYFEFYVRGKTGQRSLIARDGVYRFLERLKDMDTALADKTLDEVIALRSDKYLFRDDTGERVSADQLRQAFRRLLDEKGLRRGRDGKNRSLYSLRHMYATRALAKGQNIYVLSVQMGTSVKMLEQHYSKLTARMRADELSGRVRTIEQSEES is encoded by the coding sequence TTGCAGAAAAGCATTTCTCTACTGCCAAACAAGCTGACGCTGTACAGACGCAGCCACAGCGGTCGTTGGCAGTGCAGATACAAGCTGAAAGGACGTGGCTGGCACAGAGAGAGCACTGGCGAGCACGAGCTGGATGACGCACGCGAGGCAGCATTCAAGCTCTACTACTCTGCAGAAGAACGCGCTCGCAACAACCTCCCCGTCAATACTCGTCGCTTCAAACACGTCGCAGAGCATGCCAAGCAGCGCATGCAGCAAGAGTTGGAGTACGGGACAGGCAAGGGCGTGTACAAGCAGTACATACGCGTCATTGACCAGCACCTCATACCTTACTTTGGCAATCGTCAGATTGACTCAATAACCGTCGCTGACCTCCACGATTATGCAGCGTGGCGTGACGAGGCGATTGCGTACAGGCTGTATGAGCAGAAGCGTGAAGCTCTAAAGAAGCGCATCAAACGCGTGGAGAGACTGCGCGAAGCACTACAGCAGCTTGACGCCAATCCACCTCCTTACCAGCCCAGCCAGACCGTCGTTAATACGCACAACGCAGCACTGAACCGAGTGTTTGATGAAGCGCTGCTGCATGGATGGATAACAGAGAGCATACGTCCAAGCATGCTCAACAAGGCAGCGAAGACGGACACGCGTGGCTCATTTGAGTTTGACGAGTACAGACGCATTACTGACACGCTGCGCAGCAAATGGCTTACACAAACGCCGAGCGAACAAGGCAAACGCATACGCAGAGTGCTGCGCGAGTATGTACTGATACTGGCAAACACAGGCATGCGGCATGGCACAGAAGCGACAAACATGCGCTGGAGCGACGTCAACTACTACACAGACGCACGCACAGGCGAGCGCTACTTTGAGTTCTATGTGCGTGGCAAGACTGGACAGCGCAGCCTCATAGCACGCGATGGAGTCTATCGTTTCCTTGAACGTCTTAAAGACATGGACACCGCGCTCGCTGACAAAACGCTGGATGAAGTCATTGCACTACGCTCTGACAAGTACCTGTTCAGGGACGACACAGGCGAACGAGTCTCTGCTGACCAACTGCGCCAGGCATTCAGACGACTACTGGACGAGAAAGGGCTGCGACGTGGCAGAGACGGCAAGAACAGAAGCTTGTACTCGCTACGCCATATGTACGCCACGCGTGCGCTCGCAAAGGGACAGAACATCTACGTGCTGAGTGTGCAGATGGGCACGAGCGTGAAGATGCTGGAACAGCACTACAGCAAACTCACAGCGCGTATGCGAGCAGACGAGTTGAGTGGACGGGTGCGCACGATTGAACAGAGCGAGGAGTCTTAG
- a CDS encoding outer membrane protein: MKRISRYCAYAVASAGILVAGNAAADNLSGVTVGLDVTAAESFDIKSTATDKVQSNTDAPGDVEHSALSNNFGSADLKLGYNWVSENGLYVGFAANYNLNGIDENFDKDSDGDTVGTTKEDAYGAEVKLGAAVSDSTAFYGIVGYQSADFKLSINTPEGSTNDKQSHSGVRYGIGATYAITENILLSAEATQTDYDSKDYLDGQYKVEAKETEFGLGIAYRFGL; this comes from the coding sequence ATGAAACGGATATCACGCTACTGCGCATACGCAGTTGCAAGTGCAGGAATCCTCGTCGCTGGCAACGCCGCCGCTGACAACCTTAGCGGTGTCACTGTGGGACTTGATGTAACTGCTGCTGAGAGCTTCGATATCAAGTCCACTGCTACTGACAAGGTGCAGAGCAACACAGACGCCCCAGGCGATGTTGAGCACTCGGCACTATCCAACAACTTTGGGTCTGCCGACTTGAAGCTTGGTTACAACTGGGTGTCTGAAAACGGCTTATATGTAGGCTTTGCAGCTAACTACAACCTGAACGGCATTGACGAGAACTTTGACAAAGATTCCGACGGCGATACTGTCGGTACGACCAAAGAGGATGCATACGGCGCTGAAGTTAAGCTCGGCGCGGCTGTGAGTGATTCAACCGCTTTCTATGGCATCGTCGGCTACCAGAGCGCTGACTTTAAGCTCAGCATCAACACCCCAGAAGGTTCGACGAATGACAAGCAAAGCCACAGTGGTGTTCGATATGGCATCGGCGCCACGTATGCGATAACCGAAAATATCCTCCTCAGTGCCGAAGCCACGCAAACTGACTACGACAGCAAGGACTACCTTGATGGTCAGTACAAAGTTGAGGCAAAAGAGACAGAGTTCGGTCTAGGAATCGCATATCGCTTCGGCTTGTAA